In one window of Pseudobythopirellula maris DNA:
- the allE gene encoding (S)-ureidoglycine aminohydrolase, protein MTSPSQDGPSPQAGQSPFGETRTRVAATHALIAPDSHVPQPLLGWQGGEGVVLVSPAMRGGGPRFTQYLVRGAEGCRTGGASAGVERLVYVLEGVATLDGKPLAADHFAWLPPDEAYNLAAPEGSSLLVFEKRYEPLSGVAPPARTVGSLADAPAGAFLGDPDAMLATLLPVEPGFDMAVNVFTFQPGAALPFVETHVMEHGLYMKQGQGVYRLDESWYPVAAGDAIWMASYCPQWFTAMGKSPATYIYYKDIHRDPLTI, encoded by the coding sequence ATGACTTCCCCTTCGCAAGACGGCCCGTCTCCGCAAGCCGGTCAGTCGCCCTTCGGCGAGACCCGCACCCGCGTGGCCGCCACGCACGCGTTGATCGCGCCCGATTCACACGTGCCGCAGCCGCTGCTTGGCTGGCAGGGGGGCGAGGGCGTGGTGCTCGTCAGCCCCGCGATGCGCGGCGGCGGTCCGCGGTTCACGCAGTACCTGGTGCGCGGCGCCGAGGGCTGCCGCACGGGTGGAGCATCGGCGGGCGTCGAGCGGCTGGTTTACGTGCTCGAAGGCGTGGCGACGTTGGACGGCAAGCCGCTCGCCGCCGACCATTTCGCGTGGCTGCCGCCGGACGAAGCCTACAATCTCGCCGCCCCCGAGGGCTCGTCCCTGCTGGTGTTCGAGAAACGCTATGAGCCTCTTTCTGGCGTGGCGCCCCCGGCGAGGACCGTCGGATCGTTGGCCGACGCCCCGGCCGGCGCATTCCTCGGCGATCCAGACGCCATGCTCGCCACGCTGCTGCCCGTCGAGCCGGGTTTCGACATGGCGGTGAATGTGTTCACCTTCCAGCCCGGCGCCGCGTTGCCGTTCGTCGAGACGCACGTCATGGAGCACGGCCTCTACATGAAGCAGGGCCAGGGGGTCTACCGGCTCGACGAGAGCTGGTACCCGGTCGCCGCGGGCGACGCGATCTGGATGGCCTCATACTGCCCGCAATGGTTTACCGCGATGGGCAAGTCGCCGGCCACCTACATCTACTACAAAGACATCCACCGCGATCCTTTGACGATTTGA
- the pucL gene encoding factor-independent urate hydroxylase: MPSRLSHNSYGKHRVRVSKIRRPRQGAPNTERHEFVEAAVDVELEGDFDAAFTNGDNRSVVATDTCKNTVYALAKDDPLETIESFGLTVARHFIGRYEHVSRCRVRLTEHVWERLADSPHAFVARDSVEPTAEVVLTRGAEPVVTSGVEKLMIAKTTESGFVDFHRDDFRTLPDTEDRILATEMTAEWRLASADADFATVRKTVVDTMLARFVDHYSRSVQETLHLMAAAALDAAPAVAEITLTMPNKHHLLAKLVPEGTANDNEVFVVTDEPFGYISATLARE, translated from the coding sequence ATGCCGAGCCGGCTTTCCCACAACAGCTACGGCAAGCACCGCGTGCGAGTCAGCAAGATCCGCCGCCCGCGTCAGGGGGCGCCCAACACCGAACGGCACGAGTTTGTCGAGGCGGCCGTCGACGTGGAGCTCGAGGGCGACTTCGACGCCGCCTTCACCAACGGCGACAATCGCTCGGTCGTCGCCACGGACACCTGCAAGAACACCGTCTACGCCCTCGCCAAAGACGATCCACTAGAGACGATCGAATCGTTCGGCCTCACGGTAGCTCGGCACTTTATTGGTCGCTACGAACACGTCAGCCGCTGCCGCGTGCGGCTCACCGAGCACGTTTGGGAGCGGCTCGCCGACAGCCCCCACGCCTTCGTCGCTCGCGACTCGGTCGAGCCGACCGCCGAGGTGGTGCTCACGCGCGGCGCCGAACCGGTGGTCACTTCGGGCGTTGAAAAGCTGATGATCGCCAAGACGACGGAAAGCGGATTCGTCGACTTCCACCGCGACGATTTCCGCACACTGCCCGACACCGAGGACCGCATCTTGGCGACCGAGATGACGGCCGAGTGGCGGCTGGCGTCGGCCGACGCCGACTTCGCCACGGTCCGCAAGACGGTCGTCGACACGATGCTCGCACGATTCGTCGACCATTACAGCCGCAGCGTGCAAGAGACGCTGCACCTGATGGCCGCCGCCGCGCTCGACGCGGCGCCGGCGGTCGCCGAGATCACGCTGACGATGCCCAACAAGCACCACTTGCTGGCCAAGCTAGTCCCGGAGGGGACGGCGAATGACAACGAGGTGTTCGTTGTTACCGACGAGCCATTCGGCTACATCAGCGCGACGCTCGCGCGGGAGTGA
- the allB gene encoding allantoinase AllB, whose amino-acid sequence MTAAPATADSPREFALRSRRVVTPDGERAATVRVRDGRIAAIEAYDSPDDSAEDLGGMALLPGLVDPHVHLNEPGRTDWEGFSHGTAAAAAGGVTTLVDMPLNSSPVTTTVEALAAKRDAAQGKLSVDVAFHAGLVPGGADRLPALLDAGAVGVKAFLCHSGIDEFPAATEEDLRAAARMLAERGAPLLAHAELTGPTPAMADPRRYADYLATRPPEFERDAIELLIKLCRETGCRTHVVHLADAACLPLLAAARAEGLPLSVETCPHYLTFSAEEIPDGATAFKCAPPIRSAANREGLWRGLAEGVIDFVATDHSPSPPELKHLEDGRFDLAWGGVSSLQLALPAVWTEASKRGHSMADVARWMATSPAKLVGLPAGIVAGAPANLVAFDPEATFTVVGAELKSRHPVTPYEGRELRGVVRRVYLRGKKPTPGRGRVL is encoded by the coding sequence ATGACAGCCGCCCCCGCCACCGCCGACAGCCCGCGAGAGTTCGCTCTGCGGAGCCGGCGAGTCGTCACGCCCGACGGCGAGCGAGCCGCCACGGTGCGGGTGCGCGACGGCCGAATCGCCGCGATCGAGGCTTACGACTCGCCCGACGACAGCGCCGAGGACCTCGGTGGCATGGCCTTGCTGCCGGGGCTCGTTGACCCACACGTCCACCTCAACGAGCCGGGCCGCACCGACTGGGAAGGCTTTTCCCACGGCACGGCGGCGGCCGCCGCGGGGGGCGTGACCACGCTGGTCGACATGCCGCTGAACAGCTCGCCCGTGACGACGACAGTCGAGGCGCTCGCCGCCAAACGCGACGCGGCCCAAGGCAAGCTGTCGGTCGACGTGGCGTTCCACGCCGGCCTCGTGCCGGGCGGCGCCGACCGCCTGCCGGCGTTGCTCGACGCCGGCGCCGTTGGCGTGAAGGCGTTCCTGTGCCACAGCGGCATCGATGAGTTCCCCGCCGCCACGGAGGAAGACCTCCGCGCCGCGGCGCGGATGCTCGCCGAACGCGGCGCGCCGCTCTTGGCGCACGCCGAGCTCACCGGTCCGACGCCCGCGATGGCGGACCCGCGTCGCTACGCCGACTATCTCGCCACCCGGCCGCCGGAGTTTGAACGCGACGCGATCGAACTGCTCATCAAATTATGTCGCGAGACCGGCTGCCGCACGCACGTGGTCCATCTGGCCGACGCAGCCTGCCTGCCGCTGCTGGCCGCCGCCCGCGCCGAGGGGCTGCCGCTCTCGGTCGAGACCTGCCCGCACTACCTCACGTTCTCGGCCGAGGAGATCCCCGACGGCGCGACGGCCTTCAAGTGCGCCCCGCCGATCCGATCGGCCGCCAATCGCGAGGGGCTCTGGCGAGGCCTCGCCGAGGGGGTGATCGACTTTGTCGCGACCGACCACTCGCCGAGCCCCCCGGAACTGAAGCACTTGGAAGACGGCCGCTTTGATTTAGCGTGGGGCGGGGTGAGTTCGTTGCAGCTCGCGCTGCCGGCGGTGTGGACCGAGGCGTCGAAGCGTGGGCACAGCATGGCCGACGTCGCCCGCTGGATGGCGACAAGCCCCGCCAAACTGGTCGGCCTGCCGGCGGGGATCGTGGCGGGCGCGCCGGCGAACTTAGTGGCGTTCGACCCCGAAGCCACATTCACCGTTGTCGGCGCTGAGCTGAAGAGCCGCCACCCGGTCACTCCCTACGAGGGCCGCGAGCTGCGTGGCGTGGTGAGACGCGTTTACCTGCGCGGCAAGAAGCCCACCCCCGGCAGAGGACGCGTCCTGTGA
- the uraD gene encoding 2-oxo-4-hydroxy-4-carboxy-5-ureidoimidazoline decarboxylase encodes MNPVHYNQLADHLNKLGEADARETLRGCCGAEGWIDRVLQTRPFADGAALDTAVERAFAALTRDDWLGAFACHPKIGDLGSLRMKYAGNKQWSAGEQAGVAEADERVIQRLAAGNAEYENRFGWIFIVCASGKSAAEMLGLLESRLGNEPEIELPIAAAEQKKITRLRLEKMGLEDKSIEKPAAE; translated from the coding sequence GTGAATCCCGTCCACTACAACCAGCTAGCGGACCACCTCAACAAGCTCGGCGAAGCCGATGCGCGTGAAACGCTACGCGGGTGCTGCGGGGCCGAGGGGTGGATCGACCGCGTCCTGCAGACGCGGCCGTTCGCCGACGGCGCCGCACTCGACACGGCCGTTGAGCGTGCGTTTGCCGCGCTCACACGCGACGACTGGCTCGGGGCGTTCGCCTGCCACCCGAAGATCGGCGACCTCGGTTCGCTGCGGATGAAATACGCCGGCAACAAGCAGTGGTCCGCCGGCGAACAGGCGGGCGTGGCGGAGGCCGACGAGCGGGTGATCCAACGCCTGGCGGCCGGCAACGCCGAGTACGAGAATCGCTTCGGCTGGATATTTATTGTTTGCGCCAGCGGCAAGTCGGCCGCGGAGATGCTCGGATTGCTCGAATCGCGACTCGGCAACGAGCCCGAGATCGAGCTGCCGATCGCGGCCGCCGAACAGAAAAAAATCACCCGACTCCGACTCGAGAAAATGGGTCTCGAGGACAAGAGCATCGAAAAGCCCGCCGCCGAATAG
- the uraH gene encoding hydroxyisourate hydrolase, producing MSPITTHVLDTARGRPAGGIIVELHRCDSLGAAHQEIGQGVTNADGRVADLLAEGEPEPGVYRLVFHTADYYAVMGERSFYPRVEICFEVAPRGGHYHVPLLLSPFGYSTYRGS from the coding sequence ATGAGCCCGATCACCACCCACGTGCTCGACACGGCCCGCGGCCGGCCGGCCGGAGGGATCATCGTCGAGCTGCACCGCTGCGACTCGTTGGGAGCTGCCCACCAAGAGATAGGCCAGGGCGTGACGAACGCCGACGGCCGGGTGGCCGACCTGCTGGCCGAAGGCGAACCGGAGCCGGGCGTCTACCGTCTCGTTTTCCACACCGCCGACTACTACGCCGTTATGGGAGAGCGGTCGTTCTACCCCCGTGTGGAGATCTGCTTCGAGGTCGCCCCCCGCGGCGGTCACTACCATGTGCCGCTGTTGCTCTCGCCGTTCGGCTACTCGACCTACCGCGGCAGCTAG
- a CDS encoding xanthine dehydrogenase small subunit: MRDRLVFYLNDERHEVAGADAALTLTDYLRRPGPVAGRSAAEALVGTKVVCSEGDCGACTVLVGSPTENGERFAYRTIDACIAFIYQLDRRHVVTVEGVGPCGALTGVQDAMVRNHGSQCGFCTPGFVMAMHGLMEQAEGADTALDDAALRLGLSGNLCRCTGYGQILEAGRELRPSAIPGVADRFDTAAMLTEFTALGGKGVVIDTAPPVCLPTTVDELLAAKADRPDAALVAGATDLGVQRNHGRFAPSAVIFTGGVEELKQLKVVGDELVIGAGVTWDEVECRVRPLVPQYADLLTRFGSPQIRNAGTLVGNLANASPIADSIPFHMVAGSTFELASSEGRRNVAIEDFYLGYKELDLKSDEAILAVRTPLPLPAARVRLYKVSKRRDMDISTATAAFWVETDRDGLVSALRIALGGVGPTVMRAREAEALLVGAPLSLEAMRRAGRTAGAAITPISDVRGGADYRRLLVENLFVKCWHDLGTSSHASNGVKT; this comes from the coding sequence ATGCGAGACCGCCTCGTCTTTTACCTCAACGACGAGCGACACGAGGTCGCGGGCGCCGACGCGGCGCTCACGCTGACCGACTATCTGCGCCGTCCCGGGCCCGTTGCCGGTCGCTCCGCGGCCGAGGCGCTCGTTGGGACCAAGGTGGTTTGCTCCGAGGGCGATTGCGGCGCCTGCACCGTGCTGGTCGGCTCGCCCACGGAGAACGGCGAACGCTTCGCGTATCGCACGATCGACGCCTGCATCGCGTTCATCTACCAGTTAGACCGCCGCCATGTGGTGACGGTCGAAGGGGTCGGCCCATGCGGCGCGCTCACGGGCGTGCAAGACGCGATGGTCCGCAACCACGGCAGCCAGTGCGGCTTCTGCACGCCCGGCTTCGTGATGGCGATGCACGGGCTGATGGAACAGGCGGAAGGGGCCGACACTGCGCTCGACGACGCGGCGCTGCGCCTCGGCCTGTCGGGCAACCTATGCCGTTGCACCGGTTACGGACAGATCCTCGAAGCGGGCCGCGAGCTGCGTCCCTCGGCAATCCCTGGCGTGGCCGATCGATTCGACACGGCGGCGATGCTCACCGAGTTCACCGCCCTCGGCGGCAAGGGCGTGGTGATCGACACGGCGCCGCCGGTCTGTTTGCCAACGACCGTCGACGAGCTGCTCGCGGCCAAGGCCGATCGGCCCGACGCTGCGCTTGTGGCGGGGGCGACCGACCTCGGCGTGCAGCGCAACCATGGCAGGTTCGCCCCGTCGGCGGTGATTTTCACCGGCGGCGTGGAGGAACTCAAGCAACTCAAGGTCGTGGGCGACGAGCTCGTCATCGGGGCCGGCGTCACCTGGGACGAGGTCGAATGCCGCGTGCGGCCGCTCGTGCCGCAGTACGCCGATCTGCTCACCCGCTTCGGCAGCCCCCAGATCCGCAACGCCGGCACGCTGGTGGGAAACCTAGCGAACGCCTCGCCGATCGCCGACTCAATCCCGTTCCACATGGTCGCCGGTTCGACGTTCGAGCTGGCAAGCTCGGAGGGCCGGCGCAACGTGGCGATCGAAGATTTTTATCTTGGCTACAAGGAACTCGACCTGAAGTCGGATGAGGCGATCTTGGCGGTGCGCACGCCGTTGCCGCTGCCCGCCGCGCGGGTGAGGCTCTACAAGGTCTCCAAGCGTCGCGACATGGACATCAGCACCGCCACGGCGGCGTTCTGGGTCGAGACCGACCGCGATGGTTTGGTGTCGGCACTGCGCATAGCGCTCGGCGGCGTGGGCCCCACAGTGATGCGGGCCCGCGAGGCCGAGGCGCTGCTCGTTGGCGCCCCGCTCTCGCTCGAAGCGATGCGGCGAGCCGGTCGCACGGCCGGCGCGGCCATCACGCCGATCTCGGACGTGCGGGGCGGAGCCGACTACCGGCGGCTGCTGGTCGAGAATCTGTTCGTAAAATGCTGGCACGATTTAGGAACGAGCTCGCACGCTAGTAACGGAGTGAAGACCTGA
- a CDS encoding Glu/Leu/Phe/Val family dehydrogenase, which produces MQAFEAVQLYFHRAADELGLDDAMRTLLITPEREVTVQIPVRRDDGTLETLIGHRVQHNGARGPMKGGLRYHPHVDLDEVRALASLMTWKTAVVNIPYGGAKGGVTVDARSLSRNEREHITRKFVDAIHKVIGPDSDIPAPDMGTGHEEMAWIMNQYGKYHGFNPGVVTGKPVELYGLPGREEATGRGVGVLTLKTLGRLGRKPSQVSLAIQGFGNVGSHAAKFLSEADCRVVAISDHTGGYYREQGIDVMQAVRHARNNKGLLDGLEGVEKIANEDLLELPVDVLIPAAIGGVITEANATAIEAPVIIEAANAPITPAADDILSQRGVVILPDILANSGGVTASYFEWAQNRQFYQWSLDRVRGELDRLLTQAFDDVWERSKKQGLSLRTTAFVLGIERVARAVELAGVA; this is translated from the coding sequence ATGCAAGCCTTCGAAGCGGTCCAGCTCTACTTCCACCGCGCGGCCGACGAGCTGGGGCTCGACGACGCGATGCGCACGCTGCTCATCACGCCCGAGCGCGAGGTCACCGTGCAGATTCCCGTGCGCCGCGACGATGGCACGCTCGAAACGCTCATCGGCCACCGGGTGCAGCACAACGGCGCCCGCGGACCGATGAAAGGGGGGTTGCGCTACCACCCGCACGTCGACCTGGACGAGGTCCGCGCGCTGGCGTCGCTGATGACCTGGAAGACCGCCGTGGTGAACATCCCCTACGGCGGGGCGAAGGGGGGCGTGACGGTCGACGCCCGCTCGCTCAGCCGCAACGAGCGGGAGCACATCACCCGCAAGTTCGTCGACGCCATCCACAAGGTGATCGGCCCCGACTCGGACATCCCGGCCCCCGACATGGGAACGGGGCACGAGGAGATGGCCTGGATCATGAACCAATACGGCAAGTACCACGGCTTCAACCCGGGCGTCGTGACCGGCAAGCCGGTCGAACTGTACGGCCTGCCGGGCCGCGAAGAGGCGACGGGACGCGGCGTTGGCGTACTGACGCTCAAAACCCTCGGCCGACTGGGCCGCAAGCCTTCGCAAGTGAGTCTGGCGATCCAAGGCTTCGGCAATGTCGGCTCGCACGCCGCCAAGTTTCTCTCCGAGGCGGATTGCCGGGTCGTGGCGATCAGCGACCACACCGGCGGCTACTACCGCGAGCAAGGCATCGACGTCATGCAAGCCGTGCGCCACGCACGCAACAACAAGGGGCTGCTCGATGGCCTCGAGGGTGTTGAGAAGATTGCTAACGAAGACCTGCTGGAGTTGCCGGTCGACGTGCTCATCCCGGCGGCGATTGGCGGGGTGATCACCGAGGCGAACGCCACGGCGATCGAGGCGCCGGTCATTATCGAGGCGGCCAACGCCCCGATCACGCCGGCCGCCGACGATATCCTCAGCCAGCGGGGCGTGGTCATTTTGCCCGACATCCTGGCCAACTCAGGCGGTGTGACAGCCAGCTACTTCGAGTGGGCCCAGAACCGGCAGTTCTACCAGTGGAGCCTCGACCGCGTTCGTGGCGAGCTCGACCGACTCCTGACCCAGGCGTTCGACGACGTTTGGGAACGCTCCAAAAAGCAAGGTTTGAGCCTGCGGACCACGGCGTTTGTGCTCGGCATCGAGCGGGTGGCCCGGGCGGTCGAGCTGGCCGGCGTGGCCTGA
- a CDS encoding DUF4339 domain-containing protein, with protein MAGEWHYRVKGKVHGPINSAQLRASVERGKITPNTPVQRSDNGAASDWAVAGLLPGLFPANVRPTEMACRWCGRWLVSGHCTTCEPDAAKPSSAASQSPGAQVDANALRFDLANAEPSEAPPVFVEPPPPPPAAAELPAEPVPSAGAPPAAAPPVHSARHSDRRNYAALKLSIALATVLGYLVAAASGVVLVALTVLAILGKTPVDVSFVGGVGVALAGMLNGVAVVAAAQLVQVVIDIESNTRRAIHRGE; from the coding sequence ATGGCGGGCGAGTGGCATTATCGAGTGAAGGGCAAGGTGCATGGGCCGATCAACTCGGCCCAGCTGCGCGCGAGTGTCGAACGCGGCAAGATCACTCCTAACACGCCAGTGCAACGCAGCGACAACGGGGCGGCCTCGGACTGGGCCGTCGCGGGCTTACTGCCGGGACTATTTCCCGCAAACGTGCGGCCGACCGAGATGGCCTGCCGCTGGTGCGGACGCTGGCTCGTGTCGGGTCATTGTACGACGTGCGAGCCGGACGCCGCTAAGCCGTCCTCCGCCGCGTCGCAAAGTCCGGGGGCTCAGGTCGACGCCAATGCGTTGAGGTTCGACCTAGCGAACGCCGAGCCCAGCGAGGCGCCGCCGGTCTTTGTAGAGCCGCCCCCTCCGCCGCCAGCCGCGGCCGAGTTGCCCGCCGAACCAGTTCCCTCGGCTGGAGCCCCCCCAGCTGCGGCGCCCCCGGTCCACTCAGCGCGTCACAGCGATCGACGCAACTACGCAGCGCTCAAGCTTTCGATCGCGCTGGCGACCGTGCTCGGCTACCTCGTGGCGGCGGCGAGCGGCGTGGTGCTTGTCGCACTCACGGTGCTAGCCATTCTCGGCAAGACACCGGTCGACGTTAGTTTTGTCGGCGGCGTCGGCGTGGCGTTAGCCGGCATGCTCAACGGCGTGGCGGTGGTCGCCGCGGCGCAGTTGGTGCAGGTGGTGATCGACATCGAGTCGAACACACGTCGCGCAATCCACCGAGGCGAATAA
- a CDS encoding allantoate amidohydrolase — protein sequence MPGARFATPVFSAPAARSPNLPRQDSPSSDPSRPAWRRQGARPSARHVGAPALESADAVMSRCDELALCTEEPDRITRRFLTEPMQAVHERVASWMRAAGLETRIDNAGNIVGRRVSPGATRALVIGSHLDSVPNAGRYDGVLGVLMGVAAAEVLGETPLPFHLDVIGFSEEEGVRYSKPYLGSSAVAGLFQNDWLGRKDERGVTMRDAIASFGLNPNQITKASYADGEVLGFIEPHLEQGPVLERADSPVGVVSGIAGQSRLRVEFVGAAGHAGTTPMHGRSDALVAASHFVAAVQRIGLDRKGMRATVGRFDVTPNASNVIAERVELSLDVRHVEDGPRELAIADMLTDAARIAAAERVGFAVLENTSQSAVAVDAGLTETLCSAIAECGQEPLRMASGAGHDAVVMAQRFPMAMLFLRHPGAVSHHPDERVERDDVAIGVEVLSRAITRLAEQSKSDA from the coding sequence ATGCCTGGAGCACGCTTCGCCACCCCCGTGTTCAGCGCCCCGGCCGCCCGCTCTCCCAACTTGCCCCGCCAAGACTCGCCAAGCTCCGATCCCTCTCGCCCCGCCTGGCGACGCCAAGGCGCCAGGCCATCGGCCCGCCATGTCGGCGCCCCGGCGCTCGAGTCGGCCGACGCCGTGATGTCGCGTTGCGACGAGTTGGCCCTCTGCACCGAGGAGCCGGACCGCATCACGCGGCGGTTTCTCACCGAGCCGATGCAGGCCGTCCACGAACGCGTGGCGAGTTGGATGCGCGCCGCGGGGCTTGAGACCCGCATCGACAACGCCGGCAACATCGTCGGCCGCCGGGTATCCCCCGGCGCCACGCGTGCGCTGGTGATTGGGTCGCACCTCGACTCGGTGCCGAACGCGGGTCGTTACGACGGCGTGCTCGGCGTGCTGATGGGCGTGGCGGCGGCCGAGGTGTTGGGCGAGACTCCCCTGCCCTTCCACTTGGACGTGATCGGTTTCAGCGAGGAAGAAGGCGTGCGCTACAGCAAGCCGTACCTCGGCAGCAGCGCGGTCGCCGGCCTGTTCCAGAACGATTGGCTCGGCCGCAAGGACGAACGCGGCGTGACGATGCGCGACGCGATCGCGTCGTTCGGCCTCAATCCTAACCAGATCACCAAGGCCAGCTACGCCGACGGGGAGGTGCTCGGCTTTATCGAGCCTCACCTGGAGCAAGGCCCCGTGCTCGAACGGGCCGACTCGCCGGTCGGCGTCGTGAGCGGCATCGCGGGTCAGAGCCGGCTGCGGGTCGAGTTCGTCGGCGCCGCCGGCCACGCCGGCACCACGCCGATGCACGGCCGCAGCGACGCGCTGGTCGCCGCGTCGCACTTTGTCGCCGCGGTGCAGCGGATCGGGCTCGACCGCAAGGGGATGCGGGCCACGGTGGGCCGCTTCGACGTGACGCCGAACGCGTCGAACGTGATCGCCGAGCGTGTGGAGTTGTCGCTCGACGTGCGTCACGTTGAGGACGGGCCACGCGAGCTCGCCATCGCCGACATGCTCACCGACGCCGCGCGGATCGCCGCCGCCGAACGGGTCGGCTTCGCCGTCTTGGAGAACACGTCGCAGTCGGCCGTGGCGGTCGACGCCGGCCTGACCGAGACGCTCTGCTCCGCGATCGCCGAGTGCGGCCAGGAGCCTTTGCGGATGGCCAGCGGCGCGGGGCACGACGCCGTCGTGATGGCCCAGAGGTTCCCGATGGCGATGCTCTTCCTGCGACACCCCGGCGCCGTGAGCCACCACCCGGACGAGCGTGTGGAGCGCGACGACGTGGCGATCGGCGTCGAGGTCCTCAGCCGCGCCATTACCCGCCTAGCAGAACAATCGAAGAGCGACGCATGA
- a CDS encoding M20 family metallo-hydrolase, with translation MVHLARSRPIAVPPVETDKLIAELNALAAISDCPEPPPAVTRVVFSETDLRARDYLRSLYEAAGLEVRVDPIGNTFARWPGADPAAPAVGTGSHCDAIPHAGMYDGTVGVLGGLEAVRALKRAGFTPRRSIDVIMFTSEEPTRFGVGCTGSRAMSGAMAPTDLARLTDETGDDYDTVRQRAGFAGDLAGVALPAGAYHAFVELHIEQGPELEAANLPIGVVMAIAAPAQAEFVVTGEGGHAGAVLMPRRRDALSAAVEMIAAVERLALSSKSPDLVATVGRLAVHPGAVNSIPSRVGFSLDLRDIDGANRDAVLAAIEEETDAIASRRVVKVERRVLNADPPAACAEKIVDAVRRSAESLGLGYQQMISRAYHDSLFMARVAPMGMIFIPCRGGVSHRPDEYSSPEAIRAGVETLALTLAELAS, from the coding sequence GTGGTTCACTTAGCTAGGAGCAGACCAATCGCCGTCCCGCCCGTTGAGACCGACAAGCTGATTGCCGAGCTCAACGCGCTCGCCGCGATCAGCGATTGTCCCGAGCCGCCGCCGGCGGTGACGAGGGTGGTGTTCTCCGAGACCGATCTGCGGGCTCGCGACTACCTGAGGTCGCTCTACGAGGCGGCGGGCCTCGAGGTGCGCGTCGACCCGATCGGCAACACGTTCGCCCGTTGGCCGGGCGCCGATCCCGCGGCGCCAGCCGTCGGGACCGGTTCGCACTGCGACGCGATCCCTCACGCCGGCATGTACGACGGCACGGTCGGTGTGCTGGGCGGCCTGGAGGCGGTCCGCGCGCTCAAACGGGCGGGTTTCACGCCGCGACGCTCGATTGACGTGATCATGTTCACCTCGGAAGAGCCGACCCGTTTCGGCGTGGGCTGTACTGGCAGCCGTGCGATGAGCGGCGCCATGGCGCCCACCGATCTGGCCCGGCTGACGGACGAGACGGGGGACGATTACGACACGGTTCGCCAGCGGGCCGGCTTTGCGGGCGATCTCGCCGGCGTCGCCCTGCCAGCGGGCGCCTACCACGCCTTCGTTGAGCTGCACATCGAGCAGGGACCCGAGCTCGAAGCGGCCAATTTGCCGATCGGCGTGGTGATGGCGATCGCCGCCCCGGCGCAGGCCGAATTCGTGGTCACCGGCGAGGGTGGCCACGCCGGCGCCGTGCTGATGCCGCGCCGCCGCGACGCCCTGTCGGCCGCCGTGGAGATGATCGCCGCCGTCGAACGCCTGGCCCTCAGCAGCAAGAGCCCCGACCTCGTGGCCACGGTCGGCAGGCTGGCGGTCCACCCCGGAGCGGTGAATTCGATCCCGAGCCGTGTCGGCTTCTCGCTAGACCTGCGAGACATCGACGGCGCCAACCGCGACGCCGTGCTCGCCGCGATCGAAGAGGAGACCGATGCGATCGCCAGCCGTCGCGTCGTGAAGGTGGAGCGACGCGTGCTCAACGCCGACCCGCCCGCCGCGTGCGCCGAAAAGATCGTCGACGCCGTCCGCCGCTCGGCCGAGTCGCTCGGCCTCGGCTATCAGCAGATGATCAGCCGGGCGTACCACGACTCGCTGTTCATGGCCCGCGTGGCGCCGATGGGCATGATCTTTATTCCTTGCCGAGGCGGCGTGTCGCACCGGCCGGATGAGTACAGCTCGCCCGAGGCGATACGCGCCGGCGTGGAGACGCTGGCGCTCACCCTCGCAGAGCTTGCGAGCTAG